The Candidatus Binataceae bacterium genome segment TAAACCGCTTTAGGGACGTTGGGATGAAAACCCCGAAGATAATGTTGGGTACGCTGTTGCGCCAGTGGCGCAAGAGCAGGAACGTCAGCCAGCTGGAACTAGCGATGCGGGCCAACACCTCGCAGCGCAACGTCAGCTTCGTTGAATCGGGCAGGACGCACCCGAGCCGCGAGATGGTTCTGAAGCTGGCCGACGCGCTCGACCTGCCACTGCGGGCGCGCAACGAAGTTCTGTTGGCCGCGGGACTTGCACCATTCTACCCAGAGCGCAGGTTGACCAGCGCGGGAATGGAACTTCCGTGCAGAATGCTCGAGCGGATGCTGGCGCATCATGAGCCATATCCGGCGATGGTGCTCGACGCCGGATGGAACCTAGTCATGCATAATCACGCCGCGGGCCGCATCATCGAACGGAGCGTCCCGGCGCTGATGTTGACGCAGTTTTCCTCGCCCGAGGGTGTGAACTTTCTCAGACTGGTGTGTGATCCGAAGGGGATGAGAAGCCGGATGCGAAATTGGCAGCATGTTGGGCGCGCACTGCTGGCGCGCTTGCGGCGCGAAGCACTGGCCAACCCGGGTGGGCCGTCAGAAGTGCTGTTGCGCGACTTACTGACGCACGACCTGCTTCCGCCATTTTCGGCGAGTGAACCACCGCTCGAAGTCGTCATGCCAGTGGAACTGGATCTCGGAGATAGCTACTTGCGGCTCTTTAATACCTTGACCACGTTCGGAACCCCGCAGGATGTGATCTTGCAGGAAATGCGGATCGAAATGTTATTTCCCGCTGACAGCTCGAGCGACGCCATTCTCCAGGAATGGGAGACTCACGCGTCGGTACCCGCATCGAACAACTCAGCGAATTGGAAGACCAACGTCCCGAGCAAACGCGTTCCTTAATCTGCAGGCGCTGACAGTGCGCATCGGGTGCACAGGGGTGGCGGTTACTCAGGAGTGGCAGCTGAAGCGAGTCGCTAGCTCAAATCCCGAGGAAAGCTGGGAACTGCTCGAGCATCGAATCTGTTCGCACCAAAGACGATCTGGACTATCTGCTGCCGGACCGCCCCTTCAGCAGCACTGCGTCAACGGCTAGTTCTCGCGAAACCCGACAAAGGTACACGTACATCTCGCTGCGCGTCCGTTTACCTGGTCTGACCAGCAAGTGATGAATGATCGCGCCGCTCATCAGATCCAGCAGAATTTCCGGATCGGAGTCGGGTCTGACGATACCGGCATCCCGTGCCGCCTCGATCACTTTCAGCATCGCGGATCGGCGCGGAAGCAAATGGTTGTTCCAATATGTTTCCATCAACTCCGGACTA includes the following:
- a CDS encoding helix-turn-helix transcriptional regulator; its protein translation is MKTPKIMLGTLLRQWRKSRNVSQLELAMRANTSQRNVSFVESGRTHPSREMVLKLADALDLPLRARNEVLLAAGLAPFYPERRLTSAGMELPCRMLERMLAHHEPYPAMVLDAGWNLVMHNHAAGRIIERSVPALMLTQFSSPEGVNFLRLVCDPKGMRSRMRNWQHVGRALLARLRREALANPGGPSEVLLRDLLTHDLLPPFSASEPPLEVVMPVELDLGDSYLRLFNTLTTFGTPQDVILQEMRIEMLFPADSSSDAILQEWETHASVPASNNSANWKTNVPSKRVP